A genome region from Strongyloides ratti genome assembly S_ratti_ED321, scaffold srae_chrx_scaffold0000004 includes the following:
- a CDS encoding G-protein coupled receptor has protein sequence MKIVNTTIINWPSCSIFNVSTTQKYGVRCIENGGMYYDICKNECLQDFTKLNLGDGLPLETFVYGSVFPFLIFIVVIANFLIALVLSQRHMITPTNVVLRYMAIADLCVGLVSFPWTFFYYTLRFSDQPEKVDLWWCYMYKYTMDGLPPIFHNSAMWLTVLLAGQRYISIEYPIKSRLICSVKNVRLCSIVIVIVTIICGLPKFFDSHISLYDGWVYHNDGYISHIRTCRSEFTILVNELGPNTYFNLYFWTRIIFFILIPSILLTFLNFSLIRGIRKAEKRKEKLLREKRAREAEKQRDSNSTSMMLVIIASIFLIVNLPQAIFISIVCFCNTFDIDLQLMSNDTGIIFKLFNNMMVMATYPINFGIYCFMSSAFRKSFKALLCSKNWKSSLLSTGSTKTRLFSTINSNHTESTLGKLISPSVIVENYEEEMKPTEILLKLKNDSLIDENRCMDTIYL, from the exons ATGAAGATAGTTAATACTACTATTATAAATTGGCCTTCttgttcaatttttaatgtttcaaCAACCCAAAAGTATGGTGTGAGGTGTATTGAAAATGGTGGAATGTATTATGATATTTGCAAAAATGAATGTCTTCAAGATTTTACTAAACTTAATTTAGGGGATGGTCTTCCATTAGAAACATTTGTATATGGATCT gtttttccttttttaatatttattgttgtaatagcaaattttttaattgcaCTTGTTTTATCGCAACGACATATGATAACACCAACAAATGTGGTTTTAAGATATATGGCCATAGCTGATTTATGTGTTGGTTTGGTATCATTTCCATggacatttttttattacactttacg gtTTTCAGATCAACCTGAAAAAGTAGATCTTTGGTGGtgttatatgtataaatatacaatGGATGGTTTACCACCAATATTTCATAATAGTGCAATGTGGTTAACAGTTCTCTTAGCTGGTCAAag atatatttcTATTGAATATCCAATTAAATCACGATTAATATGTTCTGTAAAAAATGTTAGATTATGTTCTATTGTTATTGTAATTGTAACAATAATATGTGGTTTaccaaaattttttgatagcCATATTTCACTTTATGATGGTTGGGTTTATCATAATGATGGTTATATTTCACATATTCGAACATGTCGTAGTGAATTTACAATATTGGTTAATGAACTTGGACcaaatacatattttaatctCTATTTCTGGACAcgaattatattttttattttaattcctagtatattattaacttttcTTAACTTTAGTTTAATACGTGGAATTCGAAAAgctgaaaaaagaaaagaaaagttATTAAGAGAAAAAAGAGCAAGGGAAGCAGAAAAACAACGTGATAGTAATTCAACATCAATGATGCTTGTTATAATTGCtagtatatttttgataGTTAATTTACCTCAGgcaatttttattagtattGTATGTTTTTGTAATACATTTGATATTGATCTTCAATTAATGAGTAATGATACTggaattatatttaaactttttaataatatgatGGTTATG GCTACATATCCAATAAACTTTggaatttattgttttatgtCAAGTGCTTTTAGAAAATCATTTAAAGCATTATTATGTTCAAAAAATTGGAAATCATCACTTCTTAGTACAGGTAGTACTAAAACAAGATTATTTTCTACAATAAATTCAAATCATACAGAATCAACACTTGGAAAACTTATCTCTCCTTCTGTTATAGTAGAAAATTATGAAGAAGAAATGAAACCAactgaaatattattaaaacttaaGAATGATAGTTTAATAGATGAAAACAGATGTATGGATAcaatttatctataa